From the genome of Ziziphus jujuba cultivar Dongzao chromosome 4, ASM3175591v1:
ATCAAAACGGAGAAAAGCTGATTGGTTGAGCATATTCACTTGATAGATAAATCTTTGATCTTTGTTTATGAAGTTGCAAGTAGGTCTGATTAATAACTTAACAGACTAATCTTAATAATTGATTAAGATTATTAAGGACCTAACTCTCAGTGTAACACCAGCTCATccaatttttaattgtaatacAGCTAGACAAAAGCAAAAGCCAACCAATCATCTAAATAagggaaaattttaaattaaagatgCAGGGGGTTCACATCACTGTAGTTCAACTGGAACAAATGAACTATCATCTTTAATGCCAAAATTGACACTAACTTCATACTTTTTCATATACCTTTTCATTTACCTTCAAATTGTTTGCACTTAACATTCTAAGAAAGGCAGCATGTTAACAATAATGGAAATAGAAAAACCACACAGATGAAGACAAGCTCTTACTTGGGATGAAGAATCATGTTTAGCATGCCACTCTGACCATTGCTGTAATAACTCTTCAAGCTTAAGTTTGCTAGCtctggaaaacaaaaaaaaaaataaaaaaaaaaatatatatatcagctGAGAAATAAACTAAAGAAGAAATAACCATACTTTGCTTTATGTAATCGTTAAGGAAATAtcaaatctataaaataaaatttttggtccCTCTTTAAAATGGTAATTACACCAACTAACCTTGTTATGGAATTATAGGTCACATGAACTGAAGGTTGTTGTTCTTCAAATGTTACCCTACTTCTTTTAACACCCGATATAGCTGGAAATTTTGAGTTATGGAAagataagttatatataataaatcaaagataaGAATTGATTCCATGGTCCCTCGCCTTTTTATGCATTATGCTCTCTAATGCAATGTTGACAACCACATCTGTGTTGCTTTAACGGTAACTTATTTGAACAGAGCTGAACAGTATGCAAGAAGAAAACCTTAAGATAATACATGTTGAAGAAGGATACAATTGCCACCTGTCTTGCGGGTTCCAATGGGATGGCTTTCATCTTGGACAACGAGGAAACCCTTCTCAGGGTGCATTCTAGCATTTAACTCAGCAATTCTAAGAGTTTCATTCATTTTGACGCTCACTTCCACATGGGAGGAATTCTCAACCAAATCCTTGTCAGGGAATGCTTTTGATATGCAGTGACTATCTGCACCTTGAACATCACCTTTATCATGTCCAAGGTTCTCACTTATTAATTTACCTCTTATATCTGCAGGAGTACTACGCTGACGATCATTTTGGATGGTACCATGATTAGAGTTATGAATGCCATTCTCTTGAATTCCATAGCTAGAGTTGCTCAAGGCAGGTATGGAGCTTATGTCCTCAATTTCCATATCTGAATCATTGTTAACCAAATCCTTTTGAAGGTTTGCTTCAGGCATAAATTGACCATCCTCATATTGAGCATCACTCTCATGTCCCATCTTATCCTGGGAAGTAGTCAGTTGAGAATCTAATTCGCCAAGCTCATGACTGCTACTGCCATCGTATTGACCCTCATTTTCACCACCAGAATCAGTACATGCAGGAAGACCAATAAAATTTTGATCTTCCATAATGTAAATGACGAAGAAACTTCAAAGAGGTCCAACAAGCAAACTGCAGATATCACTAAATGTTATGAAAGATTAACATTGAACCAGGAAAAACAGCAGTGCATCACCCTCCTAAATAagctaattaataaaattagtatACACAATTGCACAAATTACTCTTGTCGACAGAGTCTGAAAAATATATTGGATAGCCTATTTGGTTGTAAAGCAAATgaaaagtataaattttaaGGATAAGCATACAGGCTACAACATACTCCTCattcaaaattctcataaattgAGAATACATAATCATTCCCTACCATACTATTTAAATGCTATCATTCATTCACTATTCATCATAAAGGTGAGAGATccaataaatttgaaaagattAAATTTATGTTAGCTTTTGAACTTTTAGTTTCAAAGTAAATACTAACCTCATAAAACCAGCtcctaaaaaaatgattattccCCCACCCACGCACCTACCCATCCACACAGATTCATTAATGTTAAAGTTAGACATAATGGAGTCATTATTTCTTCCCTATTCTCacattttctcagcaaccaaccAAACGAGGCATAAGAGACGTAAGAACAAAGCAAGCATGATAATAACCTAAAATTCATTGCCAAGCACTCCCGGGGCCTTGACATCCAATACAAGAAAAATCACTTCAGCTCATAAAATTCaagcaagagaaaaaaaaaaaaaaaaaaaaagcaagatattttatatttttaagtagtACCAAGACCCTAAGCTTCATTAACAGAGaaacaagaaagaagaaaacagcCATGGAAAATTCGCAGAGAATGAATTGAACAaccatgaaaataaaaaagtaacgtACCGTTCGGACGCTGGGAAAGTTgcagggaaaaagaaaaagcaagatctgatattttttttttcttccactttctttacaaagaaaagattGAATTAGGGTTTCGGAATGGGGTTTACCTTGAATTGCTAAactatttattcaaatattagaCACTGATTAAGGGGGGAAAAACCAGATAGCCCAATCGCTCAGATCAATCAAAGACGATAGATCTTCCggatttttgctttttattttttttattttcaaaatttttttcaaagcGAGAAAGAAGGGAGACGTTGATTGGGTGCGATGCGACGCAGGGTATAGCGGTTCGCTTCGTCAGATTCTTCAAAGAAAGAAATCTGGCCGTACACCTGGAAAATAGAAGAATTGTGTCTCTGACTACGCTGGCGGCTCTCCCCGGTCTTCTTACTTTACAAGAATGCcctccctttttcttttaaattactTCCTCCTTACTCATTCGACAATTTCTCACCGTCCATTTGCATTTTACATCTTaatcccctccccccccccccccccccggcggCCGCCCGGccccccaaaacaaaaacaaaaaaaaagaaaaaaaagaaaaaaaagaaaaaaaagaaaaaaaagtaatatcatgtgtcaaaaatattattaaataaataaaaattttgaaatatgtgTCCCAttctatgaaaaatatatatctatgtcTCATTGATCATTACACTAAGTTATTTTTCTAAGCAAAGAATAAATAccatttctatttttaatatttctgaattctgaagacaaaagaaaataatattctaaaatGAAATATTGAGACATACATACTTCTAGCAAAAGTTGCAAATATAGTATATGTTAACAAATTAGAGAAAGGAGTCAAAGATGGTTAATAAGAAGATATATTTTAATTGACTAGATATTGACAGAGCATGAAAGGTTCCTATATAAGACagtttttcacaaaaataattggatattattatatGAATGGCTAGTTTCAAAGtggttaaaatttgatattttattctatCACTTGGGTTGAGAAAAAGGTTAAATCCAACCCAAATGtaagaaatcaaaaataaaatagttggatattatatactattttttttatttgaagatCTTGGgcacatttttatttatatttttttctccctctctATCGGAGAACAGTGTTGCTCTTTGGCTTGAAAGTCTATTGGGTGAATTTCGATCTTAATAGAGATGATAATCTAGGGACACCAAATATTTGGTATGGTAAGAAAGTAATACCGGATTCACTTTTCATAAATTTaggatatttatatttacaaactaATGTATTACCACagatttggaaagaaaaatcagaTATACAAATTTGGTGGCCAATAGCAGTATTCAGTAAATATAAAGCACTTGACAAACAGATTAGAAGTATTCTATTAGAGTCTGCAACTTGCTAGTTTTTAGCTAGTCGAAGACAAGGCCCTTCTCTTCTTTAATGACAAGCTTCTACTCCTATTTGTCTTTAAAGATTCCACTTCATCTTCACCATGCAACTTGCAGTCCCTCCAATTTTGCTCCTCAAACAATCTTGAGCTTGTTGCTGGCTCTGAAGGACTTCTCCACAAGTCCCTTTTAAAAACCCCATCATCATCACTTGAACTCTCCGCTTCATTGCTTGCTGCCTTTACTTTTGCCTTTGCCTTGGCCTTTGTTTTGGTTGCTAACTCCTCTTCGAGGAAATGCCGGTGGCTAGCTTCTCCATCGCTGCTGCTTTCTCTAGACGACGATGTGTCACTTAACGTGTGGAAGATTGTGACACTCTCTTTTTCTGCACCTTGAAAGGAATAGCTTCTTGCTTTCCCATCATGTAACAATGGAAGTAGAGGTTTTGACCGTGAGCTAACTCTATCCCTGCCCAAACTATAGGTCGTTGAGAGCTTCCTCtctatttctttcctttctcgTACTAAATCACTTATTCTTTCAAGTGCTTCATTGGTAACAGCTTCTTCTGCAGCTTTTTGTTCAAGCTCTGTGATTGTATCATCGAATGATTTCTTTTTCAGTTGGAGAGAACGCTGGAAAGGGATAAaagtttgtaaagaaaaaggttgagaaaatataaaaatattgaggAAAGCAAATGAGTTCGCGGGGATTCTGAGCTTACTCGCTTTTCAAGAAAACTTCCAAGCTCTTGACCCTGAAGtttctttttcctccaaaataTACAGCAGAATCGAACGAGTCCAGCTAATACCATCAGGATTGTAGATTCAAATAGTAGAAACAAGAGCACTGTTCTTTCATTACCTGaagtttaaaccaaaaaaaaaaaaaaaaaaaaaaaaaaggaaaaaaaagaaaaaagaaaaaaatggaactATCAGTTCAAAACCTTGATGGTTTGCAAATAACTGAAGGGTTGCATTGCACCTGTGTAAATGCTGAGATACTTGGGCTTTGCTTGAGAGCAGCTAGACATTAGCTTCTGACCTGTATAATACAAAGATCAATAAATACACCTTCCGATGTTGTGACATAAATGTGTATGAGAGCAATTATGTGTATTCTTACGTGTGGAACGGCACGTCAGCGGATTTCCAATCTCTGCATCAATTAGAAATGAAAATTGTTTGAGAAGTGAAATTCATTTGCTCGTAGAGATTGAAATATCATGTACCAGAATTATGCGAGTTTTTACAGTGCTTAGACAGGTGAACGGTCAAATTATGTTCACAGGCGTACATAAGGGTAATCATATCATATAAATACAATTGGTGAAGATCAAACATTTTCTTACATTAGTCTTAAAGGAAGATCAAAGATATCATATTTTCAGAAACACAACTCTGCAaaaatttttcaagtttttcctAATAGAATCTCACTTGATGCCGCAAAAAATGCAAGAAGAATTCTCTCATCCAGTATAAAATGCTGCAGATCACCCTCAAACAATGATGATGAGACTTGCCCTGCCAAAAGTAATCACTGGTGAATGTAAAAGCTATGAACTATACGAAGGAATTAATCTTTAGAATGTGTAAATCTCGAAACAGACAAAAAGAACGAACTTAAATTACCAGGATATCTTTCAGACCAGTAGATGGATCCAGTTGCTGGAACGAACAATGTGAAAACTACACTTTTGGGTTTCATTGCTGAGACATACGTATATTCACTGATTGTGCGACTAATCTTATTGTCCATTTCGGTCTGAGAAATATAGACTGCAAAGCCAGAGCAATCAAGAAGTGGATTGACTTGAACGGCAAAATCCACTGCTACTGTTTTTGAGAATTTCTTAAGAACTCCATTCGGGGAAAATGAATATATGAACCCGTCCAAAGAACCAATAGATATCCAACCTATAATATCAATTTAAGTAGCAGTGGAAGTGAGTCAAGCATTATGATCAAAGTACAGTTCTGGCAAAAGTCCAAGCCAAACAAGAGCAAATGATTGAGGTTGCTAAACGTGATCAAAAGTAGATAACATAAATTTCTTTTGTTGATTGAAGTAGGATTGTTGAATCAGATGTATCTCTGATTTACAACAGACTTAACTATCTACAAGGAAGAAAAGCATTTAGGACCTTACCAAAAATACTTGGTATGAGAAGGGTAAAATGAAAAAGACGATGCAATACGTGTTTCAAGTTCAAAAAGTCtacattcataaaaaataaatagataaataaataaataaataaattcaaaaagtcCACACTTTATAATAGAGTCAGTGAAAGGGCAAGAGAAAAAGAATGAGAATTGTGTGAATGGATTTGGTGAGAAGAAGCAAAATAACCGAATTTTTTGTTGGGGATAAGTCAAATTCTAAAAGCCAGTGTGTAGAACTGGTTACTACTTAAAGCTTTTCAACTGCAGTGGAGCATGTGAATGCCATTTGTAACAGAAAATGCAGTGATTCAAAGATCAGCTAAAATACTTCAGAAATATAAAGTTACCATTACAATCAACAACAGGTGTAGAGTCTGCTGTACTTAACGGCCCAATACTTCCCTGCCACAGCACATTTCCTGAAGCAACATCTAGAGCCAGTAAAAGAGCCTTAACTGGCATAATGACATACAAACGACCATTGTTTCCGGGAGTAACAGTGAAAACTTTGTCAAACAAACTAAAATCCTGTATCCACTTAAAGTGGGCACTCCGAAGTGACAAAGAATATAGTTCTCCTTCTGTATTTGAGATCTGTATTTGACAGAATCATAGATGCATGTTCATTACTTTGTAATTGTACTTTAACAGAATAGGCAGTTAGCTTTTTTTCAGGAAACAATATTCCTTAGAGATATAATTCCCCTGATTGAAAccattaatatttaaaacattaagaataagaaaaatattgataatattgATATACGTCTCATGCAATGGTTAGAGgatataaaaagaagaaaaatggggAAGAAAGCAAGGAAATCAAAGAGCAGCAGACCTTACATAAATACTAGCCTCACATTGATCAATCACTGGGGCAGAAGTAAAATAGCAATCTGTAACATTCTTCCTACAACCCTGACGGTAGCCAAATCGATCAGTCACAGGTCCAGCACTCCACAACAGTTTTCCACGCATTGTGTATGCAAAGAGTCCACGACTTCTGATGTTAATAAATAGAGAAGATACCAAGGTGCTAATAGAGAGCCCAATAATCtcaccatttctttctttatccGGTTCAAAACTTAGGAAAACTTGTGCTGCTGGTTCAGAAGTTCCAACCTTCAATAAGTTAATCTTCAATATTCTGTTCTCTGCAACCACATATATCTACCAAATATTTGCAAAAGTCAAAACTCTTGTTGAAGGTATAAACGAAGACGTTTGACAATGTAAAAGCAGTCTGAAAATGGGTACATTTTTCCGAACACGATGAGAGCATAATATGAATGAAAAATGCAGAAGGAGGTGAGGTGAATCATAATCTACCTTTTCTGTACCACCATAAATTGGAGCAATATCAGCATTGCATGTATAATTCAAATGTATGGTCCAAGCAATAGACCCTTTACTTTGAAATGCAAATAAATCTTTCTCAGAGCATGCATAAATCTTCCCACCATAGCCAATCAGAGGTTTTGAAAGTCTACGATCAAATTTACTAGTGGGCTCTTGAGCTGAAACATaatgaataaaagaaaacaggaataataaaatcaaacattTGTTGAGTAAAATTAGAGAGTAATCCCAGAAATTCATCATACAGATTAGCAGAAACAGAGAGAATAATTATAACCTACCTCATAAAACAAAActagaaaattaaaacaaaaaatacttaaaCCCAATTCAAATTAGAATATTCCCTTTCAAGAAACCTTTTATGCATTCAAGATACAGCTTAGCTAATTGGGCAATTGtgttatccacatatatatatatatagataatatgaTTTTCACCTATGTGGTAATCTTTGACAAATTTACAACGCATACAGGCTTATCCTTTTAAGGATACACATTCTTTGGTACAAAATTTTGTCCGGATTTGTGGatgagaaaattattatttatatatagggAATTCTTTTATTCAAAATATTCTGTGTTTTCGTCTATCCACAGGGTATATGTGTTAAAACGTTTTGCAAACCTATCCACTAGGCATTGTCTTGGACAATCTGGACATAAAAATCCTGGATAATAGAATTTtcttacatatacatacatatatatatatatatatgggtagaGCTtaagagagagggaaagagagagagagagagagagagagagagagacctgaAAGTTTCTGGAACTGATGTGTAGGCTGAGGGTGCATTTGGTTACAAGGCAACATGATGAAGAGCAAGAGGAAAAGGATTTGGAAGATTGGCATTGCAGAGGTAGTGGATCTTGATTGAAAAGGATCTGTGAGTTTTCAGAGAGAGCCAAAATGAGAGGTTTCTGCTTTCTAGGACTACTCTCAACTTGCccttatttgaaaaattaacggTTACTTAACCGCTTTGTACGTGGCAGTGACTCCTGTTTTTCAAGCAGTTTAAGACCACGTGTATACACTTTTACACGTTATAAACTTTCCAaagcaaaattttcacaattttcTTTCTTACCTCCAATTTATAAACACATATAATGCATATACAAAAGCAGTGAGAGAGGCAAACAAGCACTAttccatcttcttttctttttctttttttttttttaaatatttaaatttttacacAAATACCGGCAATGTTCTCCCATTTTTACCCCATATCTATTAATTAGATATTCAAATGGTTTtatctcattattttttatccgttagaaaaatatcaaaattttaagagaaattaattcttaaattttttttttcagaaattaatttttcatcaattggttcttatgatttattttattagcatTTATTAAGgtgggtgtattcaatttagaatttgaaagattttaaaagtcttttaaaatttagaagtattcgatttagattttaaaagagttcatacaaatctaatgatattcaattcagattttgatggattttataaaagtctattaaaatttaaatatatttaattacaactttatagaatttttttaaaatctgatgttattaaaaaagttattgattttaaaatattttaagaacttatggattttaatggatttaaaagcattttaacagtgaaattgtgaaaaaaaattatcaatatacaATTTAACCTgaaatacaaaaatttcgttggattcttataaaatctttatggaatctgtAAAATTCCATAACAttccatcaaattttttaaagtctataattaTTCTTATTCTATAAAATACTCACTCAAATTAAAACTCtcctaaatttaataataatacttagtttattcaaacaattttaataataataatatttattttttctgtaattttatatgatttatgatgtaataataaacattttcttatatttttaaagttgacaatatttatatatatttttaaaatagaattgaaaatacaACATAACTGCATATAAGTTTATTAAGCTAACAAAATATAaacttatacatatattatgccCATTTTAATAATTGTAAAATTTAATAGCAACTTTACATTTAAGGTTATTAAACACATGTATATAACTTTTGCTTCTTGTACATTTTATGGACATAGTTTAACGAATATTTAGCCGATTTTTTCTCCAACATAGCTCAAACTGATTTATTTAGAAGTCATAACAATACCAAACTAGCCTTAAATTATCACATttcttaaaagtttaaaatgttGAGAAGTATGtcatcatattatttatatttttctataatactatttcaaaattaacaaagataatttttttaataaaatatataaaataagtttTCGTGAGAATCTTAGAATgatatactttttttctttttttgtgagaATTATTTTCAAtcctatttttaatatttcctgggaagggaatatttcatttatatccCCTTATGTTTGAGATAAAGACAAAAACATTATCTAGGTTTCTAATAATATCTTCCACATTTCTTGGAGGAATCTAAATTACTCTTATAACATTACTAAAGTTAAATCACTTTCAcaattctttctatttttattttttttgcaataattaatttaactagtacaaattttgttttatatatttttaattaatttttatttaaatttttttaaatactacaaaggtttttttttataaaaaaacaaaatacaaaaactgaataaattaacaaacaataactaaattagaaaatatgatgATGAAATTAAATAGATGGCCATCTACGTATATGGGTTAAGAACCACGAAATTTGGGGCCCGAATGCAGATGCATGATATGACTTGGAAAATTGCGATTGAcagaatataattttgaaaagttaCATTTGATAAAACTATATAACttgtttattatatacatagatgtatttaaaatcttttataaaAAAGTGAGAGCAACTGTAATATAGCCATGGTTTAACTTATATATTGAAAACAACTAATTTAACtcagaataatattaatatcaaaGGCACCGACTGTAATTTAgctttaattttattctttatgtttttcttgcgaagatattatttattaatatttgatttagtcttttgtttattataattgatgatgataattaatttatctgataattttaattggaggtatttaatttaatttaaaatttttttttatgttaaacccTAAAAATGACTCTTTAATGGTAATTATTGAATTTACCATCTAACATGTAAATCTTAATAGTCATTAgtggtaataaataatattttttctatattattgGATTATGTTTACAGTTACGTATATTTATTCAATGGACCActtattcataatatattaatcaataaaatattaatatttatatacatcttGATACATTTATTTAGTATCTTTagtgttatttttttaacttttgactTTAAAGTAAACAATACAACGTTTATTGATTAAATTGTAAatgataatgaaaattaaaaagtttgaaATCTAACAAAAGAAGCATGTGAAATTCACGAGATGAGAAAagctttttgggaaaaaaaaaaaaaaaactcttttttcttctcatatatatattttttcttttttgaaaatttcatttattcaaAATGTCAAATTGTATACAGTTATGACAAAAATCCTCTAGCCATTGGTAAGGCAGAAGCTTAAAAAAAAGTATACAGAAAATTGATTATCTATTTTTGACTCAGTTTGATCAACTATTCGAAGTTATAACTAATAAATTGGGAATTTGGAACATGAATaagaagagaaattattataaatgataaaaaaaaatagtaaattaaaaaggaagtttttttggtcaaaaaattaaaaagtagttTTCTTATA
Proteins encoded in this window:
- the LOC107416566 gene encoding protein GAMETE EXPRESSED 3, which produces MPIFQILFLLLFIMLPCNQMHPQPTHQFQKLSAQEPTSKFDRRLSKPLIGYGGKIYACSEKDLFAFQSKGSIAWTIHLNYTCNADIAPIYGGTEKIYVVAENRILKINLLKVGTSEPAAQVFLSFEPDKERNGEIIGLSISTLVSSLFINIRSRGLFAYTMRGKLLWSAGPVTDRFGYRQGCRKNVTDCYFTSAPVIDQCEASIYISNTEGELYSLSLRSAHFKWIQDFSLFDKVFTVTPGNNGRLYVIMPVKALLLALDVASGNVLWQGSIGPLSTADSTPVVDCNGWISIGSLDGFIYSFSPNGVLKKFSKTVAVDFAVQVNPLLDCSGFAVYISQTEMDNKISRTISEYTYVSAMKPKSVVFTLFVPATGSIYWSERYPGQVSSSLFEGDLQHFILDERILLAFFAASKIGNPLTCRSTRQKLMSSCSQAKPKYLSIYTGNERTVLLFLLFESTILMVLAGLVRFCCIFWRKKKLQGQELGSFLEKRRSLQLKKKSFDDTITELEQKAAEEAVTNEALERISDLVRERKEIERKLSTTYSLGRDRVSSRSKPLLPLLHDGKARSYSFQGAEKESVTIFHTLSDTSSSRESSSDGEASHRHFLEEELATKTKAKAKAKVKAASNEAESSSDDDGVFKRDLWRSPSEPATSSRLFEEQNWRDCKLHGEDEVESLKTNRSRSLSLKKRRALSSTS